The Paraflavitalea devenefica genomic interval AAGGCCAAGACGATGGCGTCTAAAAAGTTCCTGTATGAGGTGCTGGAAAAAGAAGGTTATACGTGGATCCCTTCGGCGGCTAATTTTGTGATGTTCCCGCTTAAGATGGAGGCGCCCAAGTTTGGCATGGAGATGATGAAGCGTGGGGTGATGATCCGCACCTGGCGATTTGCGGGGAAGGATTGGTGCAGGATCAGTTTGGGGACCATGGAGGAGATGGAGGTGTTTGCGAAGGCGTTTAAAGAAATATCGTGAATCGGCAGTCGGCAATGCGTTTGCTTCGATAATTTTCTTTTGCTTTGTTCGCGCTGCGCGCGGGGCTTTTTCTGTTCTTTTTTCTTGACAAAAAAGAACCAAAAAGTCAAGGCAAACCCGAATGCCTCCGGCCGGTTTGCCACCCACGCCACCCCAGGTGGTACTTTGCTTACTAATTACAGGCTTTTATGCTTTGAGGGTGGATGATTATTGGTAAGAGGCTCACTTTTGGGGGTTCCTACTATGCTGGGGTTCATGATTATTTGTTACTCACTGCTTACCACTGTTCACCGGCTTTTTACTTTGGAAATGACAGAACAAGATTAACTTATCAATATTTCAACACGATGAAGAAGCTTATTTCATTTGTAACGTTATCAATGATTGTCCTGGTTGATTATGCGCAGGAGAAGCCGGTGCGGAGCCTTACGCTGGAAGAGTATGAGAAGGCCAAGACGTTTGCGGTGAAGGACCTGGACAATGATACGTATGTGAAGTTTGAGAATACTTATGTACTGGACCGCTATGAGAGTCGCAAGCCTTATTTTGTGACCGGCGATGACGGCAAGAAGAAACGCATTGATATTTATAAACTACTGGCCAAAGAAGGTATGCAGGACCTGGGCATCCTCATTTTTTATACCAATGAGCAAGGGACGCTCTATAAAGCCTGTATGCCCCACTTTACGGCCGATAGCAAGGTATGGGGAAAGTATTTTGAAGATATCCATGCGATTGATAAGCAGGAAGCCAATTTCGTGCTGAAGCTGTCGTATGTGCTGTCGAAGGAGTTTGGCTTCCAACTGTACAAGGCAGCCAACCAGGGGAAGGACCTCAGCAAGGAATCGGCCACGTATGGCAATGATATTTGTTTCCCGGGCACGATGCAGGTAAGCATGGCCGGCGGCGGCACGAAGGCACTTGCCGCTATCCGTCCCGGTGACCGCATCCTCACCGTAGACCCGGCCACGCAACAAACGCAGGTGG includes:
- a CDS encoding Hint domain-containing protein, coding for MKKLISFVTLSMIVLVDYAQEKPVRSLTLEEYEKAKTFAVKDLDNDTYVKFENTYVLDRYESRKPYFVTGDDGKKKRIDIYKLLAKEGMQDLGILIFYTNEQGTLYKACMPHFTADSKVWGKYFEDIHAIDKQEANFVLKLSYVLSKEFGFQLYKAANQGKDLSKESATYGNDICFPGTMQVSMAGGGTKALAAIRPGDRILTVDPATQQTQVVTVKELTSHTPKNYAITRLRLLAATEKVTAAGTEVLLLGKTVQATPNHPVLTTNGQKKMGELVTGDEILCQDQATGRYQAFQVWHKTESAGGWQPVYNIVADGGSTFMMNGVMVLQK